The Onthophagus taurus isolate NC chromosome 2, IU_Otau_3.0, whole genome shotgun sequence genome includes a window with the following:
- the LOC111427106 gene encoding uncharacterized protein: protein MTGKTTKIVLTMVVVLSVTVKFARSEDQYLEESQGQCSTKKDVISCAKYRVLKYITNYTENSFFEGSFGPLRMTRYDEVDGEEESLFSGETPRFLSGYSEVGKFFNFVRRQVDHFLNRQSLLVSLPEGARFISLDSDRKGVDSRGKKKKADLLISLLTLFKVFKIKVLVALALAGILVIKKVLLVGAFILPSVIHNLKMSCMKAAAGGGYHHVTTIEADHEDFGNGFGAYGGNNYGGQFGGQFGTQYGGQTDKFGANIQRRQ from the exons ATGACCGGGAAAACGACGAAAATTGTGCTTACGATGGTGGTGGTTTTAAGTGTAACAGTAAAATTTGCAAGATCAGAAGATCAATATTTAGAAGAGTCGCAAGGGCAATGTTCCACtaaaaaagatgttatttcCTGCGCAAAATACAGAGTGTTAAAATATATTACGAATTATACGGAGAATAGTTTTTTCGAGGGCAGTTTTGGTCCGTTGAGAATGACGAGGTACGATGAAGTTGACGGCGAGGAAGAATCGCTGTTCTCAGGGGAAACACCGAGATTCTTGTCGGGTTATTCGGAGGTTGggaagttttttaattttgtcagGAGACAAGTTGATCACTTTTTAAACAGACAGAGTCTGCTTGTTTCGCTTCCCGAAGGAGCAAGATTTATTTCTTTGGATTCGGACagaaaag GTGTAGATTCGAgaggaaaaaagaaaaaagccGATCTATTAATTTCGCTTCTCACGCTATTcaaagtatttaaaattaaagttttggtGGCTTTGGCACTCGCTGGAATCTTGGTAATTAAGAAAGTTCTTTTGGTTGGCGCGTTTATTTTGCCATCGGTTAttcataacttaaaaatgaGTTGTATGAAAGCTGCAGCTGGAGGAGGTTATCATCATGTAACTACTATAGAGGCTGATCATGAAGATTTTGGAAACGGATTCGGAGCTTATG GTGGAAATAATTATGGAGGACAATTCGGAGGTCAATTTGGAACTCAATACGGTGGTCAAACGGATAAATTTGGAGCTAACATTCAAAGGCGACAATAA